Within Armatimonadota bacterium, the genomic segment CGTTGAACAAAAGTTCAGAATTGAACAGTGCTCCCGCCGGAACCCGCTCCATGGGGCGCGGGTTGCTGGCGGCCGTCACCACGTCGAGCGCTACTTCCACCTTCACCTCTGTATAAGGAAGATCCGTATCGATGCCCGGTTCATCCCAGGCCACCCGTCGCGTCTGACCTCCTTCCTCGATCTCCAGAACAGGGAGAAGCCGCGCGTCGCGCACCGCCAGGCGCGCCGGTGTAACGAATGGGTAGGTGGCTCGACGCGGCCCCGCCGGGAACTGACCGAACGTCGGGCACACCGGACAAGTCCTGTAGGTGTTTTCGTCCTCGCACCAGTGAAGGCGAACGGGCCCTAAAGGCAATAGCTCCAATCCATAGGCTTTGGTCAGCAAGCTGCGCAGCTTTCCTTTCAGAGAAGAGCCAGGGATGTATGGGACCTCAGTAATGGGGTCGCGCAGGACAGGATTGTCCAAGCCGCCGATCTCGATTCCCGAGGTCGCCGCGCCAATGCGAAGCCCTGTCAAGGCTTTCAGTTCGGCCGTCAGGACGACCTTACCCAGAAGTTGTGGCGCCTTCATGAGCCCGAGCCCCCCTCTCCGCGGTGAAGTAGGCAAGCAACGCTTCGATCAGTCGCATAAGCGTACGGAATCGCTCATGGCGCTGCGCCTCTTGGGCTTCCAGCACGGCGTCGATTGCCGGACTAAGCACGTCCTTTAGGCGACCGATGCCTGCGCCGACATTCGGCCTTGCAGCCGCGTAGGCCAAGCGCGGCTTCAGCATCCGCAGACGCTCAACGCTCAGTCGGGGATCGCGATCCCATCGCATCTCGATTTGCTTTAACTCTCCGAATATTTTCCGGATTTGCGCCTTCGATGCATCCTGTTGTTGCCCCCCCCGCGCAAGCTCCCTCGCCCAGTCCCTCGCCCGATCTACCAAGCGCTCGTAATCCCGATTGTAAATGATATGTCTGACTTCTTCCTCTACTCCCCTACGGTTCCAAGAGGACTCTACCCTGGTTGGCACGTGCCATCACCTCCCGCCTGAGGATTCTCGTGTGGAAAGCTCGACCCAGCGGGCCAGCAGGCCCAGCTGACGGACACGCTCCTGGTCCACCAGATCTTGCTGCAGTTCCTTTAGGCGCGGCTGCAGTTCCGCGCTCTCCTTCGCCAGGTAGTAGACGAGGGTCCACAGCCACCGCTCGTACCTCAGCCGCCGGCGTACCGCGGCTTCGTCCACGAGGTGCTCCCAGCGCCGCCGTCTTTCCCGCTCCTGATACAGGCTGGCGATCCGCGCGAGCTTGAAGACGAACGCCCGCCGGACCTTCTGGCCTCCCAGCCAGGACCGAACCGTGTCATGCCACTGTCGAGCCCAGATCAGCTCTTCCCACTCGACGACCTGGCCCCACATGTTGAAAGCGTTCTTGGAACGGCCGTCGCGCTTCCATGCCTTGGACGACTCCAGGTAGCTACCTGCCTGCTCCGCGGCCTGGTACAGGGGAAACTTCTCGTGGTGGAGGGCCGCGCCCCCGGACAGGGTAACCGCGGGGTTCTCGCAGACGTACTGCCGGAACTTGGACCGGATGGTCTCACCCAAGTCCAGGACCCTGTCCCAGCTGCCCACCGCGAACAAATCATCGCCGCCGGAGTAGAGCAGGTACAGGCGTTTGCGCTCGGAGTCTAGCCCTTCACAGATCCGGTTGAGGTATCCCTCGAAGAACGTGGCCAGAGAACGCGACAGGGTGGCCACGCGGGAAAGCGACAGGCGGCCCCCGAGCCCTTCGGAGAAGAGGCGGCCAAGGTTGTCCACGTCCATGCGCAGGGAGCCGAAGTACGGGGCGCCGTCCGAAGCCGCGGCCATCTCCCCGATCTCCCGGATCTGGCCGTCCTCGCCCAGGGGGGTGTAGTTCGGGAGGAACCGGAAACCCACGACGGGAACCTGCCGGTCGCCTGCGACCACGGGGTCCACGCGCGGGTCGTTCAGGCGGATCACCCAGTCACCCTTGCGGTAGTGCGTGAGCAGGTCTGGTTTGTCGTCCAACCAGAGCTCGACGCCCAGGGCCGTCAGGGCCGAGTGCCACTGGAGCTCTCCGCTCGTCCGCGGCGTCACGCGGCGCAGGACGAGGTACCGCGCCCGGGCGAGGGCGCGGCTCAGGTCCTCGAAGCTCTCGCACAGGGAGCACTTACGCTCCGCTTCTTCCGCAGCGTCCCGGACAGGCCTTGCAAGACCCCGACCAGTAATCCCCTCCGGCTGGTCCGGCTCGCTGTGGCAAACCACACAGAACGTCTCGCGGCCGCCCACCCCGAAGGGGCCGAAAACCCTGGTCGGGTTGCTGACGGCGACCTCCCTCAGCAGGGTCTGCTTGGCCTCCCGCAGCCGACCGGAAAGCTCGGCCCAGCGCTCGCCGAGAGGACTCCTCTGCTGGTCCGGTGTGATCCTGAGGTCGGAGGCCTTGAGCTGCACGGACGCCAGGACGATGGCCACCTCACCCCCGAAGAGGTCGAGCAGCAGGTCCGTGATGCGGTCCCGGAGGCTCTGTACCCGCTCCTGCGAACTGAGGGGAGCCAGGAGGTAGAAGTGGCCGCCCCCGCTGTAGAGGACGTTGCACGGGAACAGGTCGAGGTCGCGGCGCACGTACTCCGCCACCGCTTCGCAGAGGAGGCTCAGGTAGGCCGACCGGCCCCGCAGGCTCTTGGCGGCCCCGGCGCTGCTGATGGTGTACAGGAACCGCTGGATGCCGGACAGGTCGCCGCCCACCAGCAAGGCCACGGGCTGGTCGTCGGCCCCCCCTTCCTCCAGGCGGTCGATCGCTGCGTCCGGCAGCTCCCACAGGCACGCAGCCAGGGCCCCCGTGACGTGCAGGTGGTCGGCCAGGGACACGTCGGGCTCGTCCTTGTACGCGGCGGCCGGCACGCACCAGGCGTGGACCCGCAGCAAGGACATCCACGTCAACACGAAGGCGCCCGGGTCCGAAAAGCAAGGGGCGTCGTCGGGGATCGCCCCCAGCTCGCGCTCGAATCCGTCCCAGAGGGTCTTGTACTCCGCGTGCAGATCCGGCCCGGATCCGGGAAAGATTTGGTCACCAAGCTCCAGCCTGGCTGTCGGGTAGGCCCACCGATGGACTCCCTCCGGTCCGCGGCCGTCCAGTCGCAGCTCCGCGAACACGGGGATCAGCAGCTCTTGTGACGGATCTCCGGTCCCTTCCTCCTGCCGCGGCACCCGCTCCCCGCTGGCCAGCCGGTCCGCCAGCTGGACCACCCGGATGTCCCGGGCGTACGGCCGCGGATAGTGGTGCTTCTCGACCGCCTCCGCGATCTGCCGCCTTTCCTGCTCGTTCAGGAACTGCAGGCGGGGCAGCAACCTGTCCTCCGCCCACCTCCGTCCATGGCCTTCGTGGTTCTGCCGCTCCGACCAGAAGGCGCGCTGCCGGAATTTGCCGATGTCGTGCAGCAAGCCCGCGAGGGCCACCAGCTCCGCGTTCCTGCTCACGGCCGCACCACCTCCATCCGTCCCAGGCCCATGCTGGTGAGTTTGCCCACGCCGAGCCACTCGCCGAAGGCCAGGAGCCGGCGGAAGGGCGTGAAGTCGGTCCCCTCGTAGGTCACGCTGCCCACGACCCCGCCGATCCGCATGGTGGTCCGCTGCCGCGTGGAGTAACGCTGCAGGTCCACCCAGCGGGTCCGGTCGCGCACCGCCCGGACGCGCTCAGCCTCGCCGAGGTCCGCCTCTTCGGACTGCGGACCTCCGTAGCACGCCGCCAGGGCCCGCAGCCGCTGGTCGAGCGCCCGCACCAGCTGGTGAAAGGCTACCGGGTACACCAGGTCGCCCCGCAGGTCGAGCCGGACCGGCGCGGCGAAGCGCACGGTGAGCTGACGGGCATCCGGAAGAAAGGCCTCCGCGAGCAACCGCTCAAGGGGCACCGGTGGTACGTCGGTCCGCAACGTCGCGTCGTCTGTCCGGTATACGGGCACGAATCCGTTCGGCGTCCAGGCAGCCACTTCTTCCAGGCGCAGGCGGTGCCGCGCGGGCCCGAGGCCCACGCGCCCGAGGTCTGCCAGCGCCAGCACGTAGTAGGGCAGGTCCTGGTTGGCCCGTCCCACGAGCACCATCTCGAACTCCACAGAATCGCCCGGGCGGCGGTCAGGCCGCCAGGAGCGACCGAAGGGCACACGCAGCACGAACGGCACCGGCATCCGGTTGTAGCGGCCGCCCGCAGAACCCGTGGGCGGCGCAAAGGGCTGGAAGAGCACCGGGTAGGCGCACCGGAATCGGAGCAGGCATGCCTCGCAGGCCGGCAGGCGCGTCACGCACACCATGCGCCGCAATGTGTGTCCCAGACCGCCGCGCAGGGTGGGACCGAGGAAGCGGGGCAGGCGCCCCGCTTCCTCCGACACCCAGCGGAACCGGTAGCGACCGACCTCGAAAGAGCTCACCCCCTCACTTCAGCGAGTACAGCACCGCCAGAACCGGGGTGGAGGCGGGCACGTACAGACAGCCCGCATCCACCAGGGGACGGTACGCCGAGGCGCTGAGAGG encodes:
- the csm3 gene encoding type III-A CRISPR-associated RAMP protein Csm3 is translated as MKAPQLLGKVVLTAELKALTGLRIGAATSGIEIGGLDNPVLRDPITEVPYIPGSSLKGKLRSLLTKAYGLELLPLGPVRLHWCEDENTYRTCPVCPTFGQFPAGPRRATYPFVTPARLAVRDARLLPVLEIEEGGQTRRVAWDEPGIDTDLPYTEVKVEVALDVVTAASNPRPMERVPAGALFNSELLFNVYRMDQRDSTEEKEHFRKILVGMRLLEDDYLGSSGTRGYGKVKFQKVRLSWRPLEYYRNPSASPEQLLWEGDDLSGLLSEYDNKVAAKVWGGA
- the cas10 gene encoding type III-A CRISPR-associated protein Cas10/Csm1, coding for MSRNAELVALAGLLHDIGKFRQRAFWSERQNHEGHGRRWAEDRLLPRLQFLNEQERRQIAEAVEKHHYPRPYARDIRVVQLADRLASGERVPRQEEGTGDPSQELLIPVFAELRLDGRGPEGVHRWAYPTARLELGDQIFPGSGPDLHAEYKTLWDGFERELGAIPDDAPCFSDPGAFVLTWMSLLRVHAWCVPAAAYKDEPDVSLADHLHVTGALAACLWELPDAAIDRLEEGGADDQPVALLVGGDLSGIQRFLYTISSAGAAKSLRGRSAYLSLLCEAVAEYVRRDLDLFPCNVLYSGGGHFYLLAPLSSQERVQSLRDRITDLLLDLFGGEVAIVLASVQLKASDLRITPDQQRSPLGERWAELSGRLREAKQTLLREVAVSNPTRVFGPFGVGGRETFCVVCHSEPDQPEGITGRGLARPVRDAAEEAERKCSLCESFEDLSRALARARYLVLRRVTPRTSGELQWHSALTALGVELWLDDKPDLLTHYRKGDWVIRLNDPRVDPVVAGDRQVPVVGFRFLPNYTPLGEDGQIREIGEMAAASDGAPYFGSLRMDVDNLGRLFSEGLGGRLSLSRVATLSRSLATFFEGYLNRICEGLDSERKRLYLLYSGGDDLFAVGSWDRVLDLGETIRSKFRQYVCENPAVTLSGGAALHHEKFPLYQAAEQAGSYLESSKAWKRDGRSKNAFNMWGQVVEWEELIWARQWHDTVRSWLGGQKVRRAFVFKLARIASLYQERERRRRWEHLVDEAAVRRRLRYERWLWTLVYYLAKESAELQPRLKELQQDLVDQERVRQLGLLARWVELSTRESSGGR
- the cas6 gene encoding CRISPR system precrRNA processing endoribonuclease RAMP protein Cas6; the encoded protein is MSSFEVGRYRFRWVSEEAGRLPRFLGPTLRGGLGHTLRRMVCVTRLPACEACLLRFRCAYPVLFQPFAPPTGSAGGRYNRMPVPFVLRVPFGRSWRPDRRPGDSVEFEMVLVGRANQDLPYYVLALADLGRVGLGPARHRLRLEEVAAWTPNGFVPVYRTDDATLRTDVPPVPLERLLAEAFLPDARQLTVRFAAPVRLDLRGDLVYPVAFHQLVRALDQRLRALAACYGGPQSEEADLGEAERVRAVRDRTRWVDLQRYSTRQRTTMRIGGVVGSVTYEGTDFTPFRRLLAFGEWLGVGKLTSMGLGRMEVVRP